In one window of Flavobacterium ginsengisoli DNA:
- a CDS encoding T9SS type A sorting domain-containing protein encodes MAKNYFYITFLLAFFFTVSVSAQDSKQLPKTQESTSIEGLSLYPNPVTNGKVYISSKNDLEKEIIVFDILGKKVLQAHLVSRELSVAELPPGVYIIKISEQNASATRKLIIR; translated from the coding sequence ATGGCAAAAAACTACTTTTATATTACTTTCTTATTGGCATTTTTCTTCACTGTAAGCGTTTCGGCGCAAGACAGCAAGCAATTACCAAAAACTCAAGAATCTACTTCTATTGAGGGTTTAAGCTTGTATCCTAACCCAGTGACAAATGGCAAAGTCTATATATCGTCTAAAAACGATTTAGAGAAAGAAATTATTGTGTTTGACATCTTAGGAAAAAAAGTTTTGCAAGCCCATTTAGTTTCAAGAGAACTAAGTGTTGCAGAATTACCTCCTGGTGTATATATCATCAAAATAAGTGAACAAAACGCATCGGCAACCCGAAAACTCATTATACGATAA
- a CDS encoding TonB-dependent receptor has product MKFNLRFLFIALFICTISIAQNKGTISGVLTDKDMNNASLPFANVLVKGTNISANTDVDGKYSLSVNPGNYTLIFSFLGYESVEAPVAVKANETVVVNQGLSSGSYTLKDVVVQASTGGKQKESALLLEQKNAVDIKQAIGAQELSKKGVSDVANAVVKTTGITKQEGTNNIFVRGLGDRYNSTTMNGLPIPSNDPEKKNINLDIFSTDIIEYVSIDKVYNGKFFGDFAGGNVDIVSKDYKGNGFLKIDFESKINTNAISENNFTLQKGPNAFGFSKAEIPNNPLTQYNYGSLQFDKKTPIGGSFGISGGDSYNVGEEGKINIFGTASFTNEYASRTEGIARGSVNAAGVAGKDLDYNYLSYNTNTTAMFNAGYKINSNNKINFNTLFINTSTQRKEESRGYIVDLANEGNGYIRRNEYEKSALWVNQLLGEHKLSDRSTFNWGGSFNTVKQDIPDRTYNTMNVLDQGYVINSQSAPNNHRYFQTLKENELAANLSVNYKFNKNEEGDYKGKFTLGYNGRFKNRDFEATQFNFKTTTFPVSHTGDIVDPNNLDLFYNQQNLDNNFFTISTFRGGPEVPNALDPQTYNGDLTINGGFLNTEYKFNNKFTAVLGLRAEVITQTVDWSTQLDPAGGSDKLDKTAFLPSLVLKYELNEKQNLRFGFSKTYTLPQFKERSPFIYEEFLQAKIGNPFLYASDDYNFDLKWEIFPNSDEVLSVTGFGKYILNPINEVVINSSTNDISYVNSGDYGYVAGAEVEYKKTLFNFDSENAKKLTGGINVSYLYSKQELNNEKVQEETQGTRPTTFTNTTGKFTGASPLLLNADLSFFNEWNDKKSNLTTTIAYNYFSDRVNAIGTLEKGDLVDKAVGSLDFIAKSKLNKNYSLGFVAKNLLNPTIDRVQENKSGDVSVLSYKKGLNLSLQFSYEF; this is encoded by the coding sequence ATGAAATTCAATTTAAGATTTCTCTTTATTGCATTATTTATCTGTACGATCTCGATCGCGCAAAACAAAGGTACGATTTCTGGAGTTCTAACTGACAAAGATATGAACAACGCATCTCTACCATTTGCTAATGTTTTAGTTAAAGGTACAAATATTAGCGCAAATACCGACGTAGACGGAAAATATTCCTTAAGCGTAAATCCTGGAAACTATACTTTAATCTTTAGTTTTTTAGGATATGAATCTGTAGAAGCTCCTGTTGCTGTAAAAGCAAATGAAACTGTAGTGGTTAATCAAGGACTTTCATCAGGAAGTTATACTCTTAAAGATGTAGTGGTTCAAGCTTCAACTGGAGGCAAACAAAAAGAATCTGCTTTACTTCTAGAACAAAAAAATGCTGTAGATATTAAACAAGCTATTGGTGCACAAGAACTTTCTAAAAAAGGTGTGAGCGATGTTGCCAATGCTGTTGTAAAAACTACTGGTATTACTAAACAAGAAGGAACCAATAACATTTTTGTGAGAGGTTTAGGAGATCGTTACAACTCTACAACAATGAATGGACTTCCAATTCCATCAAATGATCCTGAGAAGAAAAACATCAATTTAGATATTTTCTCAACAGATATTATTGAATATGTTTCTATCGACAAAGTATACAACGGAAAATTCTTTGGAGATTTTGCTGGAGGAAATGTTGACATCGTTTCAAAAGATTACAAAGGGAACGGTTTCTTAAAAATTGATTTTGAATCAAAAATAAATACAAACGCTATTAGCGAAAACAATTTTACTTTACAAAAAGGACCAAATGCTTTTGGATTTAGCAAAGCTGAAATCCCAAATAATCCTTTGACACAATACAATTACGGTTCTTTGCAATTTGACAAAAAGACGCCAATTGGAGGATCTTTTGGAATCTCAGGTGGTGATTCTTATAACGTTGGTGAAGAAGGAAAAATCAATATCTTCGGAACTGCATCTTTCACAAACGAATATGCTTCAAGAACAGAAGGTATTGCAAGAGGTAGTGTTAATGCTGCTGGTGTTGCTGGAAAAGATTTGGATTACAACTATCTTTCATACAATACAAACACTACTGCAATGTTTAATGCTGGATACAAAATTAACAGCAATAACAAGATTAACTTCAATACTTTGTTCATCAATACCTCTACTCAAAGAAAAGAAGAATCAAGAGGTTATATTGTTGACTTAGCAAACGAAGGAAACGGATACATCCGAAGAAATGAATATGAAAAATCGGCTTTATGGGTAAACCAATTATTAGGAGAGCACAAATTAAGCGATAGAAGCACATTTAACTGGGGCGGATCTTTTAATACTGTAAAACAAGATATTCCAGACAGAACATACAACACTATGAATGTTCTTGACCAAGGTTATGTAATCAACTCTCAATCTGCGCCAAACAACCACCGTTATTTTCAAACTTTAAAGGAAAACGAATTAGCGGCAAATTTATCTGTAAACTACAAATTCAATAAAAATGAAGAAGGAGATTACAAAGGAAAATTTACTTTAGGCTACAACGGAAGGTTTAAAAACAGAGATTTTGAGGCAACTCAATTCAACTTTAAAACTACAACATTCCCAGTTTCTCATACAGGTGATATCGTAGACCCAAATAACTTGGATTTATTCTACAACCAACAAAACTTGGATAACAACTTCTTTACCATTTCTACTTTCCGTGGAGGACCAGAAGTTCCAAACGCACTTGACCCACAAACATATAATGGAGACTTGACTATTAATGGAGGTTTCTTAAATACAGAATACAAATTCAACAATAAATTTACTGCAGTTTTAGGATTAAGAGCTGAAGTTATTACACAAACTGTTGACTGGAGTACGCAGTTAGATCCTGCAGGAGGAAGCGATAAATTAGACAAAACAGCTTTCTTACCAAGTTTGGTATTGAAATATGAACTTAACGAAAAACAAAATTTACGTTTCGGATTCAGTAAAACTTATACATTGCCACAATTCAAAGAAAGATCTCCTTTTATCTACGAAGAATTTTTACAAGCTAAAATTGGTAACCCATTTTTATATGCTTCAGATGATTACAACTTTGACTTAAAATGGGAAATATTCCCGAACAGTGATGAAGTTCTTTCTGTAACAGGTTTCGGAAAATACATCTTAAACCCAATTAACGAGGTAGTTATTAACTCTTCTACAAATGATATCTCTTATGTAAACTCAGGAGATTATGGTTATGTAGCTGGAGCAGAGGTAGAATACAAGAAAACACTTTTTAATTTCGATAGCGAAAATGCTAAAAAATTAACTGGAGGAATCAACGTATCTTACTTATACAGCAAACAAGAGCTGAATAACGAAAAAGTTCAAGAAGAAACACAAGGAACACGTCCAACTACTTTTACCAACACAACAGGTAAATTTACAGGAGCTTCTCCTTTGTTATTAAATGCCGATTTATCTTTCTTCAACGAATGGAATGACAAAAAAAGCAATTTGACAACAACTATAGCTTACAATTATTTCTCTGACCGAGTAAATGCAATTGGTACATTAGAAAAAGGTGATTTAGTTGACAAAGCTGTTGGTTCATTAGACTTTATTGCAAAATCGAAATTGAACAAAAACTATAGCCTTGGTTTTGTTGCAAAAAACTTACTTAACCCAACTATAGACAGAGTTCAAGAAAACAAATCGGGCGATGTAAGCGTTTTGAGCTACAAAAAAGGATTGAATTTAAGCCTACAGTTTAGTTACGAGTTCTAA
- a CDS encoding response regulator transcription factor: MKKTQTKILLVDDEPDILEIVGYNLAQEGYQIVTASNGKDAIAKAQKESPELIIMDVMMAEMDGMEACEHIRKIPELNNVIITFLTARSEDYSQVAGFDAGADDYITKPIKPKLLVSKVKALLRRLKEQEVVTDTLNVGGIEINREEYKIIKGNVEIALPRKEFELFYLLASKPGKVFKRDEILDKVWGNEVVVGGRTIDVHIRKLREKIGEDLFKTIKGVGYKFEV; the protein is encoded by the coding sequence ATGAAAAAAACACAAACTAAGATTTTATTAGTTGACGACGAACCAGATATCTTAGAAATCGTTGGCTATAACCTTGCTCAGGAAGGCTACCAGATTGTTACAGCTTCTAATGGAAAAGATGCTATAGCAAAAGCGCAGAAAGAGTCGCCAGAATTAATCATTATGGACGTGATGATGGCAGAAATGGACGGAATGGAGGCTTGCGAGCATATTAGAAAAATTCCAGAATTAAATAATGTTATCATAACATTTCTTACAGCAAGAAGTGAAGATTATTCTCAAGTGGCTGGTTTTGATGCTGGTGCAGATGACTACATTACCAAGCCAATTAAACCAAAATTGTTGGTATCAAAAGTAAAGGCTCTGTTAAGAAGGTTAAAAGAACAAGAAGTTGTTACAGATACTTTAAATGTAGGCGGAATCGAGATTAACCGTGAGGAATACAAAATCATAAAAGGCAATGTAGAAATTGCTTTGCCAAGAAAAGAATTCGAATTGTTTTATCTATTGGCTTCAAAACCAGGGAAAGTTTTTAAAAGAGACGAAATCTTGGATAAAGTTTGGGGTAATGAAGTTGTAGTTGGAGGAAGAACAATTGACGTTCACATCAGAAAACTGCGCGAAAAAATAGGCGAAGATCTTTTTAAAACTATAAAAGGTGTTGGTTACAAATTTGAAGTTTAG
- a CDS encoding porin: protein MIKRKLLAVLLLLTCAVNAQETNKQELNKQDVKNEVMRILDSINKAKLPETKSGGGVEEHWYDRISLRGYAQIRYNGLLSTNDKVSCEQCDRSWGTTSTAPDAKANNGLFIRRARLVFSGQVHPNVFFYFQPDFASSPASGINNFVQIRDLYFDLSFDKKKEYRVRVGQSKIPYGFENMQSSSQRLTLDRADAINSSILNERDLGIFFYWAPAEIRQRFEMLVKDGYKGSGDFGVFAFGVYNGQIANKLDGNRDLNVVARVTYPFVIGSQIIEPGIQAYTGKWAFTGEVSSGVIVNDPQYVKDQRVGATFVLYPRPFGIQTEYNIGTGPRYNTLTNTIDQTDLNGGYVLLNYKWDIKKQLYLPFRQISIL from the coding sequence ATGATAAAAAGAAAACTATTAGCCGTTTTATTACTGCTAACTTGTGCAGTCAATGCACAAGAAACAAATAAGCAAGAGCTGAATAAACAGGATGTAAAAAACGAAGTAATGCGTATTTTAGATTCTATAAACAAAGCAAAACTTCCAGAAACCAAGTCTGGAGGAGGAGTTGAAGAACATTGGTACGATAGAATCTCCTTAAGAGGTTACGCACAGATTAGATACAATGGTCTATTATCTACAAACGATAAAGTTTCTTGCGAACAATGTGATAGATCTTGGGGGACTACTTCTACAGCTCCAGATGCCAAAGCAAATAACGGACTTTTTATTCGCCGTGCCCGTTTAGTGTTTTCTGGACAAGTGCATCCGAATGTATTTTTCTATTTTCAACCCGATTTTGCAAGTTCACCGGCAAGTGGAATTAATAATTTTGTGCAGATTCGTGACTTGTATTTTGATCTTTCTTTCGACAAGAAAAAAGAATATCGTGTTCGTGTTGGACAAAGTAAAATTCCGTATGGATTTGAAAATATGCAATCAAGTTCACAGCGTTTAACTTTAGACCGTGCGGATGCAATAAACTCTTCAATCTTAAATGAACGTGATTTAGGAATATTCTTTTACTGGGCTCCAGCCGAAATTAGACAGCGTTTTGAAATGCTGGTTAAAGATGGTTACAAAGGTTCTGGAGATTTTGGTGTTTTTGCTTTTGGAGTTTACAATGGTCAGATTGCAAATAAATTGGACGGAAACAGAGACTTAAATGTTGTGGCAAGAGTAACATATCCTTTTGTTATTGGAAGTCAGATTATAGAACCAGGAATTCAGGCTTATACTGGTAAATGGGCTTTTACGGGAGAAGTTTCGTCAGGAGTTATTGTTAACGATCCTCAATATGTAAAAGATCAGAGAGTTGGAGCAACTTTCGTTTTATATCCAAGACCATTCGGAATCCAGACAGAATATAATATAGGAACTGGACCTAGATACAATACTCTTACAAATACCATTGACCAAACCGATTTGAACGGTGGTTATGTTCTATTAAACTATAAATGGGATATTAAAAAGCAGCTGTATTTACCCTTTCGCCAAATTTCAATATTATGA
- a CDS encoding glycosyltransferase, translating to MSIDYSANKTILIAPLNWGLGHATRCIPIIKALQENNYIPIIASDGIALSLLRKEFPYIQTLELPSYHIEYAKNGKNFKWKLIKNLPKMITAVLDEKKMINHWIKKHGIDGIISDNRLGVFSKKVPSVFITHQLNVMTGNTTWFTSKCHQYFIKKYNECWVPDTNEKINLTGDLGHLKSNELNLKYIGPLSRMKKKDTPKIYDLMIILSGPEPQRTFLDEKLQKEGANYPGKVVFVQGVVEKTQTKRESGNVTYYNFMNSKQLEQTFNESEFVLCRSGYTTVMDLAKLGKKAFFIPTPGQYEQEYLAIKLQEENLVPYAMQDDFSIEDLSKVKSFKGLTQFENNIDWDSLFKVFEDKTA from the coding sequence ATGAGCATAGATTATTCTGCGAATAAAACTATTTTAATTGCTCCATTAAATTGGGGACTTGGACATGCCACTAGATGCATTCCTATTATCAAAGCGCTTCAAGAGAATAATTACATTCCTATTATTGCTTCAGACGGAATTGCATTGTCTTTATTGCGAAAAGAATTTCCTTATATACAAACTTTAGAATTGCCTTCTTACCATATTGAATATGCAAAGAATGGTAAAAACTTTAAATGGAAGCTGATCAAAAATCTTCCAAAAATGATTACTGCCGTTTTGGATGAGAAAAAAATGATCAATCATTGGATTAAAAAACATGGTATTGACGGCATCATCTCAGACAATAGATTAGGAGTTTTCAGCAAGAAAGTGCCTTCTGTTTTTATTACGCATCAACTGAATGTAATGACAGGAAATACAACTTGGTTTACAAGTAAATGCCATCAGTATTTCATTAAAAAATATAATGAATGCTGGGTTCCCGATACTAATGAAAAAATAAACTTGACAGGAGATTTAGGTCATTTAAAATCGAATGAACTAAATCTAAAATATATCGGTCCGTTAAGCCGAATGAAGAAAAAGGATACTCCAAAAATATATGATTTAATGATTATATTGTCTGGACCAGAACCGCAACGTACTTTCTTGGATGAAAAACTGCAAAAAGAAGGCGCAAATTATCCTGGAAAAGTTGTTTTTGTACAAGGTGTTGTAGAAAAAACACAGACTAAAAGAGAATCAGGGAATGTTACCTATTATAATTTTATGAATTCTAAACAGTTAGAACAGACTTTTAATGAAAGTGAATTTGTTTTATGCCGTTCTGGATATACAACTGTAATGGATTTGGCAAAACTAGGCAAAAAAGCCTTTTTTATTCCGACACCTGGTCAATATGAACAGGAATATCTAGCCATAAAACTTCAGGAAGAAAATCTTGTACCTTATGCAATGCAAGACGACTTTAGTATTGAAGATTTATCAAAAGTAAAGTCGTTTAAAGGACTAACTCAATTTGAAAACAACATTGACTGGGATTCTCTATTTAAGGTTTTTGAAGACAAAACTGCATAA
- a CDS encoding helix-turn-helix domain-containing protein: MDTSKELLFFFSALGAFNGIILGIYFFFFTKKKYLTNYFLGALLFALSIRIAKSVFVYFHPELPKMYLQFGLTACFFIGPCLYYFIKAAIDEVQIMPKSWKFILAFWGTLIIAVGILYPYEVYPKFWNGYFIRIIYFQWFVYIAFAGYELRGVLKKILSRKEKNTPAEIWFSMLYFGNFLLFLFYFLAIMGASAATYISGAVVFSFILYLGISILLYRKKTDDLFLLNGKISNKKIEATEATIWSEKLENAMFEKSLYKNPNLTLQDLSKEINISSHQLSQFLNNNLGKNFTSFVNEFRINEACRIITSTDKLTLESVGYDVGFNSKSTFFAAFKKHTGTTPLNYQIQALQS, translated from the coding sequence ATGGATACTAGCAAAGAACTTTTATTCTTTTTTAGTGCTTTGGGAGCTTTCAATGGAATTATTCTCGGGATTTATTTTTTCTTTTTTACCAAGAAAAAATACCTGACGAATTATTTTTTGGGTGCGCTTTTATTTGCGCTAAGTATTCGTATTGCAAAATCTGTATTTGTTTATTTTCATCCAGAATTGCCAAAAATGTATCTCCAATTCGGACTTACAGCTTGTTTTTTTATCGGGCCATGTTTGTATTATTTCATCAAAGCGGCAATAGATGAAGTGCAGATTATGCCCAAATCATGGAAATTTATATTGGCATTTTGGGGAACTTTAATCATTGCTGTTGGTATTTTGTATCCATATGAAGTATATCCGAAATTTTGGAATGGCTATTTTATAAGAATCATTTATTTTCAGTGGTTTGTTTACATTGCATTTGCTGGCTACGAACTTCGCGGTGTGCTGAAAAAAATCTTGAGCAGAAAAGAAAAAAATACTCCAGCCGAAATATGGTTTTCAATGCTTTATTTTGGAAACTTTCTCTTATTTCTATTTTATTTCTTGGCTATTATGGGAGCTTCTGCAGCAACTTACATAAGCGGTGCAGTGGTTTTTTCATTTATTTTATATTTAGGAATTTCGATTCTTTTATACAGAAAAAAAACAGACGATTTATTTTTATTAAATGGAAAGATTTCCAATAAAAAAATAGAGGCAACAGAAGCAACAATATGGTCAGAAAAACTAGAAAATGCGATGTTTGAAAAAAGTTTGTATAAAAATCCAAACTTAACGCTTCAAGATTTGTCTAAAGAAATTAATATTTCAAGTCATCAGCTATCGCAGTTTTTGAATAACAATTTAGGAAAGAATTTTACCAGTTTTGTAAACGAATTTAGAATCAATGAAGCTTGTAGAATAATTACTTCTACAGATAAATTAACACTAGAATCTGTTGGTTACGATGTTGGTTTTAATTCTAAATCGACCTTTTTTGCCGCTTTCAAAAAACATACTGGTACAACGCCTCTTAATTACCAAATTCAGGCTTTGCAGTCATGA
- a CDS encoding TonB-dependent receptor domain-containing protein yields MRFLKLVILYVFFLIFSSIEIKAQRIKNVKDKSYYSDDVILGKKLLKSAQDTIIVKEKEKEKEKEKEKEKEQNELNEVVIKNQTSLLKYRSNGNIDVNVNGTVLATSSSVIELLGRVSNVVVADGEISVVGKGEAIIYLNGVLINYERFAAIPVSQIQKIEVISNPSARYDAEGKAVINIITKQNIESGMMGAVNQHVTVSKFGGTLYNTLLDFNYSKGKFSFVTNYGLQLGRNRELLYTTRTRPDPDDFMKSELTTDWKRRFNNFSNFGFGLQYTFSPNNYISLAYSGNVNDLGGITESRNSITNNSGKSFYATDVDRNDVLLNQFINLNYNLTTRKGSTLFIGSQFSNYNQTIRDFIDENSEIEETDAERYLKNNVGSRINIIAVQADYSKKINEKTKLEIGAKFSHATINSGTDFLISDDEINFELDDELSSDFEYNEKITGAYLNYTGTLNEKVNFSLGVRGEKTSYDLFTDANGTQKFDKSYGNFFPNALLNFNLSEDWKGHFSYVSRITRPRYQALNPYVIYQDPFTTIEGNPNLLPEKTHAFEIGTMYKKFDFKVGYTYKIDPISAAALRGDTPNSYILRALNLEKGHTFFASLSRAFDIKWWNSVNTASITWQKSVDNFYAFAFSPVEPQIYLYTNNTFTILKLFKLQLLAWYLSDRSYGLGNENGRSTITLGIERNFFKDALKLNFTANDIFHKFMVSGDYNVGQTQIYYHRTYSTDYFKLIATYNFGDSKKTTYKKTEVEQSENSRAR; encoded by the coding sequence ATGAGATTTCTAAAATTGGTTATCCTTTATGTTTTTTTTCTAATTTTTTCATCAATAGAAATAAAAGCGCAACGCATAAAAAACGTTAAAGATAAAAGCTATTATAGTGATGATGTAATCCTTGGAAAAAAACTATTAAAGTCTGCTCAAGATACTATAATTGTTAAAGAAAAGGAGAAAGAGAAAGAGAAAGAGAAAGAGAAAGAAAAAGAGCAAAATGAGTTAAATGAAGTAGTTATAAAAAATCAGACTTCATTGCTAAAATACAGATCAAACGGAAATATTGATGTCAACGTAAACGGAACTGTTCTGGCTACAAGCAGTTCGGTAATCGAATTGCTTGGAAGAGTGTCCAATGTTGTGGTTGCCGACGGAGAAATCAGCGTTGTTGGAAAAGGTGAAGCCATTATTTATCTCAACGGAGTTTTGATAAATTATGAGCGCTTTGCGGCAATTCCGGTTTCGCAGATTCAAAAGATTGAAGTCATTTCCAATCCTTCCGCTAGATACGATGCAGAAGGAAAAGCAGTTATCAATATTATTACCAAACAAAACATTGAAAGTGGCATGATGGGCGCTGTCAATCAGCACGTCACAGTTTCTAAATTTGGAGGGACGCTTTATAATACGCTTTTAGATTTTAATTATTCTAAAGGAAAATTCTCTTTTGTAACCAATTACGGTTTGCAGTTAGGAAGAAATCGCGAATTGCTGTACACAACGAGAACGCGTCCAGATCCTGATGATTTTATGAAATCTGAATTGACAACCGACTGGAAAAGAAGATTTAATAATTTTTCGAATTTCGGATTCGGACTTCAGTATACTTTTTCTCCAAACAACTATATTTCATTGGCTTATAGTGGCAATGTGAATGATTTGGGCGGAATTACAGAAAGTAGAAATTCTATAACCAACAATTCAGGAAAAAGTTTTTATGCCACAGATGTTGACCGAAATGATGTTTTATTAAATCAGTTCATCAATTTGAACTATAATTTGACAACCAGGAAAGGCTCAACACTATTTATTGGATCGCAATTTTCAAATTACAATCAAACCATAAGAGATTTTATTGATGAAAATAGTGAGATTGAGGAAACAGATGCCGAAAGATATTTAAAGAATAATGTGGGAAGCCGAATTAATATAATTGCAGTTCAAGCCGATTATTCGAAGAAAATAAACGAAAAAACAAAACTAGAAATAGGAGCAAAGTTTAGTCACGCGACGATAAACTCGGGAACAGATTTTTTGATTTCTGATGATGAAATAAATTTTGAGCTCGACGATGAGCTTTCGAGTGATTTTGAATACAATGAAAAAATTACTGGTGCATATTTAAATTATACCGGGACATTGAATGAAAAGGTTAATTTTTCGCTTGGTGTAAGAGGAGAAAAAACAAGTTATGATTTGTTTACAGATGCCAACGGAACTCAGAAATTTGATAAATCGTACGGCAATTTTTTTCCAAACGCACTTTTAAATTTTAATCTTTCAGAAGATTGGAAAGGACATTTTTCTTATGTTTCCAGAATTACAAGACCTAGATATCAGGCTTTAAATCCGTATGTAATTTATCAAGATCCTTTTACAACGATTGAAGGAAACCCGAATTTGCTTCCAGAAAAAACACATGCTTTTGAAATAGGTACGATGTACAAAAAGTTCGATTTTAAAGTTGGGTACACTTATAAAATTGATCCCATTTCGGCAGCCGCTTTGCGCGGAGACACACCAAATAGCTATATTTTAAGGGCATTGAATCTCGAAAAAGGACATACTTTTTTCGCCTCACTTTCTAGAGCTTTCGATATTAAATGGTGGAATTCTGTTAATACAGCTAGCATTACATGGCAGAAATCGGTAGATAATTTTTATGCATTTGCTTTTAGTCCTGTAGAGCCTCAAATTTATTTATATACTAATAATACATTTACGATTCTTAAACTTTTTAAACTCCAACTTTTGGCTTGGTATTTAAGTGATAGAAGCTATGGGTTAGGAAACGAAAATGGCCGTTCAACTATAACTTTAGGAATAGAGAGAAACTTTTTTAAAGATGCATTAAAACTCAATTTTACAGCAAACGACATCTTTCATAAGTTTATGGTTTCTGGCGATTATAATGTCGGACAAACGCAAATTTATTATCATCGAACGTATAGTACAGATTATTTTAAACTAATTGCAACATACAATTTCGGAGATTCAAAAAAGACAACGTATAAAAAAACAGAAGTTGAACAGTCAGAAAATAGTAGGGCGAGGTAA